The genomic stretch GCTGCCCTCGACGCGCGCCATCGAGACGCGCCAGTCGAAACCGTCGAGGCTGGCGCCTTCAGGCGAGACGGCGATCTCGGTGGTCGTGCCGCCGCCGTTCTTCCACGGCATGACGCGGTAGTCGGCGGCACGAAGAATGCGCATGGCCTAGCCCTCCGCTATGGCTACGGGCGTTCGAAACTCGAAAAGCCGATTCTGCGGCTTTTCGCCTGCCTGCGGCCGGACGCTTCTCACCCCAAAATGCCGGGCAGGTTGAGCTGGTGCTCCTTGGCGCACTCGATGGCGATGTCGTAGCCGGCATCGGCATGGCGCATGACGCCGGTCGCCGGATCGTTCCACAACACGCGCTCCAGGCGCCTGGCGGCGTCGGGCGTACCGTCGGCGACGATGACCATGCCGGCATGCTGGGAAAAGCCCATGCCGACGCCGCCGCCATGGTGCAGCGACACCCAGGTGGCGCCCGACGCCGTGTTGAGCAGCGCATTGAGCAACGGCCAGTCGGACACGGCGTCCGAGCCATCCTTCATCGCTTCCGTCTCGCGATTCGGCGAGGCGACCGAGCCGGAATCGAGGTGATCGCGGCCGATGACGACCGGCGCCTTGAGTTCGCCCTTGGCCACCATCTCGTTGAAGGCAAGACCGAGCCTGTGGCGGTCGCCAAGGCCGACCCAGCAGATGCGCGCCGGCAGACCCTGGAAAGCAATGCGCTCGCGCGCCATGTCCAGCCAATTGTGCAGATGGGTGTTGCCAGGCGTCAGTTCGCGCACCTTGGCGTCGGTCTTGTAGATATCCTCGGGATCGCCCGAGAGCGCGGCCCAACGGAACGGGCCAATGCCTCGGCAGAACAGCGGACGGATATAGGCCGGCACGAAACCGGGGAAGGCAAAGGCGTTCTCGAACCCTTCGTCCTTGGCGACCTGGCGGATGTTGTTGCCATAGTCGAGCGTCGGCACACCGGCGTTCCAGAACGCCACCATCGCCTCAACATGTTCGCGCATCGAAGCCCGCGCCGCCTTCTCGACCGCCTTCGGATCGCTGACGCGCTTCTCGCGCCACTCGGCCATGGTCCAGCCCTTCGGCAGATAGCCGTTGATCGGGTCGTGGGCCGAAGTCTGGTCGGTGACCATGTCGGGGCGAATGCCGCGCCTGAACATTTCCGGCACGATCTCGGCGGCGTTGCCGAGCAGGCCGACGGACTTCGCCTCGCCCGCCTTGGTCCAGCGCTCGATCATCTCCATCGCCTCGTCGAGCGTCTCGGCCTTCTCGTCGACATAGCGGGTGCGCAGACGGAAATCGATGGAGTCCGGATTGCATTCGATGGCCAGGCAGCAGGCGCCGGCCATGACGGCGGCCAGTGGTTGCGCGCCGCCCATGCCGCCGAGGCCGCCGGTCAGGATCCACTTGCCCTTGAGGTTGCCGCCATAGTGCTGGCGGCCGGCCTCGACGAAGGTCTCGTAGGTGCCCTGCACGATGCCTTGCGTGCCGATATAGATCCACGAGCCGGCCGTCATCTGGCCGTACATCATCAGGCCCTTTTTATCGAGCTCGTTGAATTTGTCCCAGGTCGCCCAATGCGGCACGAGATTGGAGTTGGCGATCAGCACGCGCGGCGCATCGGCGTGGGTGCGGAACACGCCGACCGGCTTGCCCGACTGCACCAGCAGCGTCTCGTCCTCGCCAAGCGTCTTCAGCGAGGCGACGATGCTGTCGAAATCGTTCCAGGTGCGCGCCGCCCGGCCGATGCCGCCATAGACGACCAGTTCGTTGGGGTTCTCGGCGACTTCGGGATCGAGATTGTTCATCAGCATGCGCAGCGGCGCTTCGGTCGTCCAATAGCGGGCGTTGAGCTTGTCGCCGCGGGGTGCGCGGACTTCGCGGATGTTGTGGCGAGGATTGTTCATCATTGTCCCTTTCGGATGGCGGCGGGTCAGCGCCCGGCCCAGTCAATGGCGGTTTGAAGGATTTTGGTCAGTGTGGCGCGCATCGGCGCGGCAAACTCGGCGTCATAAGGCACCGGCCAATTGTCCGGCTCGCCCTTCCCCTCGGGCTCGCGCAGATAGCCGCGATCGGCAAGCTCCATCTGCAACGCATGGTAGCCGCCTTGCGGATTGCCGAAGTAACGCGTGATCCAGCCGCCCTTGAAACGGCCGTTGATGACATAGCTTTCACCGCTTTCGGCCATGATCTGGCCGACCAGGTTCTGCAGCGTCGGGTCGGCGGTCTGGCCGTCATTGGTGCCGAGGTTGAAGACCGGCAGCGTACCGTCGAAGAGACGCGGCAGCACCGAACGGATCGAGTGGCAATCGTAGATGACGATTTTTTCGTGCAGGCCTCGCAGCCTGATGGCCTGGGCAGCCAGCATTTGATGGTAGGGCACGAAATAGTCTATGCGGCGGTGGTCGATCTCCGACGGCATCGGCTCTTCACCCGGGTTATAGAGCGGATCGCCGTCGAATGTCTCCGTCGGGCAAAGGGTCGTCGTCGTCTGCCCCGGATAGAGCGAGGCGCCGGAGGGATCGCGGTTGACGTCGATGACGGTGCGCGAGATCGACGTATGCACAACCGTCGCGCCAAGACCGGCGGCAAAATCGTAAAGATTGTCGATCCACCAGTCGCAATCGCGGCGGCCGAGCCACGGCGAGACCAGCCGGTTGTCGATTCCGGCGAGATCGGTGCCGGTATGCGGGATCGACACCAAAAGGGGTGCCGTGCCTTCCGTTACTGTCAGCCAGTCGGTCATGTCAGGCTCCCGAGATCGAAGGCAGCATCACCGCGCCGGCAGCCTTGACCGTAGCACCGCTGCGGACCATGGCGATGGCCTTTTCCATGTCGGGGTGGAAATGCCGGTCATTGTCGAGATGCGGCACTTCGGCCCGGACCAGTTTGCGTACCGCTTCCAGCGCATTGCTCGACGCCAGCGGCTGGTGGAAATCGCAGCCCTGTGCGGCGGCCAGCAATTCGATGCCGATCACTGCGGTCGCGTTCTCGACCATGCCGATCAGCCGGCGCGCGCCGTGCGCGGCCATCGAGACGTGGTCTTCCTGGTTGGCCGAGGTAGGGATGGAATCGACGCTGGCCGGATAGGCCTTCTGCTTGTTTTCCGAAACGAGTGCCGCCGCCGTCACCTGAGGGATCATGAAGCCGGAGTTGAGGCCGGGCTTGGGCGTCAGGAAGGCCGGCATGCCGGAGAGCGCCGGATCGACCAGCATGGCGATGCGGCGTTCCGACAGCGAGCCGATCTCGCAGACGGCCAGCGCGATCATGTCGGCGGCGAAGGCCACCGGCTCGGCGTGGAAATTGCCGCCGGAGAGCGCGGTATCATCCTCGGCGAAGATCAGCGGATTGTCTGTGACGCCATTGGCCTCGGTGCCTAGCGTGTCGGCCGCTTGGCGCAGCACGGTGAGTGCCGCACCCATGACCTGTGGCTGGCAACGCAGGCAATAGGGATCCTGTACGCGCTCGTCGCCGACACGGTGCGATTCCCTGATGGCGCTGCCGGCCATCAGATTGCGCAGCGCCTCCGCCGTCTCGATCTGGCCACGGTGCTTTCTCAGGAGATGAATGCGCGGATCGAAAGGCGCGTCGGACCCCTTGGCGGCATCGGTCGACAGTGCGCCGGCGACCAGCGCCGACTGGTAGAGCACTTCGGCCTCGAACAGGGCGGCGAGCGCATAGGCGGTGGAAAACTGCGTGCCGTTGAGCAGCGCCAGACCTTCCTTGGCGCCCAGCGTCACAGGTTCCAGACCGTGCGAGACGAAGGCGACCTTGGCCGGGAAGCGGCCATGCGGGGTAAAGCATTCGCCGACGCCGATCATCACCGCCGTCATATGCGAGAGCGGCGCAAGATCGCCGGACGCGCCGACTGAGCCTTGCGCCGGCACCACCGGGATGACGTCATTGGCAAGCATCGCTTCCAGCAACTCAATGGTTTCGGAGCGCACACCAGAGGCGCCCTGCGCCAGGCTGGCAAGTTTCAGCGCCATCATCAGGCGGGCAATTGCGACCGGCATCGGCTCGCCGACGCCGGCGGCGTGCGACAGCACGATGTTGCGCTGCAAGGTCTCGAGATCGCTCGCCGGGATGCGCACGCTGGCCAGTTTGCCGAAGCCGGTGTTGATGCCGTAGACCGGCTCGCCCTTGGCGACGATCCTGGCGACGGCCTCGGCGCTCGCCTTGATTTTTGGACGGCAGGCGTCATCCAGCTTCGGCACGGCGCCACGGTAGATGGCGCGCCAGTCGGCCAGCGTCGCATTGCCGGGCTTCAGGGTCAGTTCGGTCATTGTCCTCTCCAGATGCGGGCATGGAGCGGGTTGAAGCCCATGCGGTAAACGAGTTCGGCGGGGCGCTCGATGTCCCAGATCGCCAGGTCGGCGGATTTGCCGGCTTCCAGCGTGCCGGCCTTGCCGAAAAGGCCAAGCGCACGCGCGGCCTCGCGGGTGACGCCGGCAAGGCATTCATCGACGGTCAAGCCAAAGAGCGTCGCGGCCATATTCATGGTGAGCAACAGCGAGGTGAGCGGCGAGGTACCGGGATTGCTGTCCGTCGCCACCGCCATTTTCACGCCATGGCGGCGGAACAGGTCGACAGGCGGCTTTTTTGTTTCGCGGATGAAGTAGTAGGCGCCGGGCAGGATGGTCGCCACAGTGCCGGCCTTCGCCATCGCGGCGGCGCCCGCGTCATCGGTATATTCGAGATGGTCGGCGGACAACGCACCATAGCTGGCGGCAAGCGCGGCGCCATGCAGGTTCGACAGTTGGTCGGCGTGAAGCTTGACCGGCAAACCCAAGGCCCTGGCGACATCGAAAACGCGTACCATCTGCTCCGGTGAGAACGCTATGCCTTCGCAAAAACCGTCGACCGCATCGGCCAGTCCCTCGGCGGCAACCGCTGGTACAATCTGCTTGGCAACCATATCGATAAAAGCGTCCCTGTCGCCCTTGGCTTCGGGCGGCAGTGCGTGGGCGGCGAGGCACGTCGTGCGGACGGTGACGGGGCGTTCATTGGCCAGCCGCCGGGCGGCACGCAGCGACTTCTTCTCATTGTCGAGATCGAGGCCATAGCCCGATTTGACCTCTACGGTCGTGACACCCTCGGCCATCAGCGCATCGAGGCGCGGCAGCGTCTGGGCAACGAGTTCGTCCTCGCTTGCCGCGCGCAGCGATTTGACCGAGGACACGATGCCGCCGCCTGCCCTGGCGACTTCTTCATAGGTGGCGCCTGCCAGCCGCATCTCGAATTCGTTGGCGCGGTTGCCGGCATAGACAAGATGCGTGTGGCAGTCGATCAGGCCCGGCGTGATCCAGCGACCCTCGCAATCTACGGTCTCGGCGCCCTGCCCGAGGGCCGCCGGCATGTCCGCTTCGGCGCCGGCATAGGCAATAAGCCCATCGCGCGCGGCGATCGCGCCTTTCTCGACAATGCCGAGGCCAGCCGTGCCGTCGGCCATGGTTGCCAGGCGCGCATTGCGCCAGACACGAAGGCCGCTCTTCCCGTTTGCTCCACCCATCATCTTTTCCATTTGAAAGGATGGCGATTATGTATATACATATTGAAACGCGACGCAAGTGGTCTCGTCGCCCAGGCATGCAGATTTGGAGATGGACGTGACGGCGATCTTTGCGGAACAGGCGCTGCTGCCCGAGGGCTGGCAAGGCAATGTCAGGATCGCGCTCGATGGCGGCCGCATCGCCTCTGTCGAATCCGGCGCCACGCCGCAGGTCGGCGACGAGCGCCACGCCATTCTCCTGCCCGGCATGCCCAATCTGCACAGCCACGCGTTCCAGCGCGGCATGGCGGGGCTTGCCGAACTTCGCGGCCCGTCAGCCGATAGTTTCTGGAGCTGGCGCGAGGTGATGTACCGCTTCGCGCTATCGATGACGCCCGACCAGGTCGAAGCGGTTGCCGCACAGCTCTATGTCGAGATGCTGGAGGCTGGTTTTACCCGCGTCGGCGAATTCCACTATCTGCACCACGACCGCGATGGAAAACCTTACGCCAACCTTGCCGAGATGGCCGAGCGCATCGCGGCGGCCACCGGCGAAACCGGCATCGGCCTGACGCTGCTGCCGGTGTTTTACGCACACTCTTCCTTCGGTGGGGCGGCTCCAAACGAAGGCCAAAGGCGATTCATCAACGATGTGAATCGGTTCTCCCGGCTTGTTGAGAAGTCTAGAGAATCGGTTCGCGCGTTGAATCAAGCTGTCGTCGGTGTCGCGCCGCACAGCCTGCGCGCCGCTACGCCGGAGGAATTGACCCAGGTTGCCGCTTTGGCGCCGAATGGGCCGATCCACATCCACGTCGCCGAACAGGTTAAGGAGGTCGAGGACTGTCTCGCCTGGTCCGGCGCGCGTCCCGTCGAATTTCTGCTGGCCAACGCCGAGGTCGACCAGCGCTGGTGCCTGATCCACGCCACGCACATGACCGATGCCGAAACCATCGGCATGGCCAGGAGCGGCGCCATCGCCGGCCTTTGCCCGATCACCGAGGCCAATCTCGGCGACGGGACGTTTGCCGCGCCGCTATTCACCGAGCATGGCGGCCGCTTTGGTATCGGCTCCGATTCCAACGTGCTGATCGGCCTGCCCGACGAATTGCGCCAGCTCGAATATTCGCAACGCCTGGCGCATCGCGCCCGCAATGTGCTGGCGGTGGCCGGCGGCTCGACGGGACGTGCGCTGTTTGATGCGGCGCTTGACGGCGGCAGCGTGGCGCTTGGCGCCGGCGCTTCGCAGATCGCCGCCGGTGCTGCCGCTGATCTTGTCTCGCTCGACGCCCAAAACCCGTCGCTGACCGGCAAGACCGGCGACGCGATCCTCGACGCCTGGATCTTCGCCAATGGCAGCAAGGTCGACTGCGTCTGGGTGTATGGGCAGAAGCAAGTCAGCAGCGGCCGGCACGCCAGGCGCGAAGCCATCGCCGAGCGCTTCCGCGCCGTGATGACGGCGCTTTCCGCATGAGCACGGTCGAGACGGCGGATGCGGACAATGGCGGCTCGCTGCACCAGCGCATCCTGTCCGACATCAGCGAAAAAATCATGTCCGGCGCCTGGGCACCTGGACATCGCATTCCGTTCGAGCACGAACTGACGACCGAGTATAATTGCTCGCGCATGACGGTGAACAAGGCGCTGTCGCAACTGGCGAAGGCCGGGCTGATCGAACGCCGCCGCCGCTCAGGCAGCTTTGTCCGCCGGCCGCAGTCGCAGGCAGCGGTGCTGGAACTTCATGACATCCGGATCGAGGTCGAAGCGCTTGGCCTGCCCTATCGCTACGAGCGGCTGGAGCGCCTCAAGCGGCGCAGCAATGCAGAGGATAGAGCGCTGCTCGGGCTGTCCGCCGCCGGATTGGTGCTATGGATCGAAGGCCTGCATTTTGCCGGCGAACGGCCCTTCGCACTCGAGCAGCGCCTTATCAATCTTTCCGCGGTTCCGGAAGCCGGGGACGAAGAGTTCAGGGAGATCGCCGCAGGCCCCTGGTTGATCGGCCGCGTACCCTGGAGCGAAGCCGAACATCGCATCCGTGCCATGGCCGCCGATGCGGCTATCGCCGACGCGCTCGACATCGATCCCGGCGCGCCGTGCCTGGTGGTCGAGCGCCGGACCTGGAGCGCGGAACACCCGGTGACGCATGTGCGGTTTATCTATCCCGCGGAAAGCCACACGCTGGTGGCGAGGTTCACGCCGTCGCAGGGGTGAATCCCCCTCACCCAGCCTCCGCTTCGCTCGGCTGACCTCTCCCCGAGGGGGGAGGAGTCCGTCAGCGCCGGCGCAAATCTCTTCTCCCCACCGGGGAGAAGGTGGCCGCGAAGCGGCCGGATGAGGGGGAGTGACGGCTCAGATCGCCGCCGTGACGATAATCTCCACCAAATATTCCGGACCAGCCAACTTGGCTTCGCCG from Mesorhizobium sp. 113-3-3 encodes the following:
- the hutU gene encoding urocanate hydratase, which gives rise to MMNNPRHNIREVRAPRGDKLNARYWTTEAPLRMLMNNLDPEVAENPNELVVYGGIGRAARTWNDFDSIVASLKTLGEDETLLVQSGKPVGVFRTHADAPRVLIANSNLVPHWATWDKFNELDKKGLMMYGQMTAGSWIYIGTQGIVQGTYETFVEAGRQHYGGNLKGKWILTGGLGGMGGAQPLAAVMAGACCLAIECNPDSIDFRLRTRYVDEKAETLDEAMEMIERWTKAGEAKSVGLLGNAAEIVPEMFRRGIRPDMVTDQTSAHDPINGYLPKGWTMAEWREKRVSDPKAVEKAARASMREHVEAMVAFWNAGVPTLDYGNNIRQVAKDEGFENAFAFPGFVPAYIRPLFCRGIGPFRWAALSGDPEDIYKTDAKVRELTPGNTHLHNWLDMARERIAFQGLPARICWVGLGDRHRLGLAFNEMVAKGELKAPVVIGRDHLDSGSVASPNRETEAMKDGSDAVSDWPLLNALLNTASGATWVSLHHGGGVGMGFSQHAGMVIVADGTPDAARRLERVLWNDPATGVMRHADAGYDIAIECAKEHQLNLPGILG
- the hutG gene encoding N-formylglutamate deformylase; its protein translation is MTDWLTVTEGTAPLLVSIPHTGTDLAGIDNRLVSPWLGRRDCDWWIDNLYDFAAGLGATVVHTSISRTVIDVNRDPSGASLYPGQTTTTLCPTETFDGDPLYNPGEEPMPSEIDHRRIDYFVPYHQMLAAQAIRLRGLHEKIVIYDCHSIRSVLPRLFDGTLPVFNLGTNDGQTADPTLQNLVGQIMAESGESYVINGRFKGGWITRYFGNPQGGYHALQMELADRGYLREPEGKGEPDNWPVPYDAEFAAPMRATLTKILQTAIDWAGR
- the hutH gene encoding histidine ammonia-lyase codes for the protein MTELTLKPGNATLADWRAIYRGAVPKLDDACRPKIKASAEAVARIVAKGEPVYGINTGFGKLASVRIPASDLETLQRNIVLSHAAGVGEPMPVAIARLMMALKLASLAQGASGVRSETIELLEAMLANDVIPVVPAQGSVGASGDLAPLSHMTAVMIGVGECFTPHGRFPAKVAFVSHGLEPVTLGAKEGLALLNGTQFSTAYALAALFEAEVLYQSALVAGALSTDAAKGSDAPFDPRIHLLRKHRGQIETAEALRNLMAGSAIRESHRVGDERVQDPYCLRCQPQVMGAALTVLRQAADTLGTEANGVTDNPLIFAEDDTALSGGNFHAEPVAFAADMIALAVCEIGSLSERRIAMLVDPALSGMPAFLTPKPGLNSGFMIPQVTAAALVSENKQKAYPASVDSIPTSANQEDHVSMAAHGARRLIGMVENATAVIGIELLAAAQGCDFHQPLASSNALEAVRKLVRAEVPHLDNDRHFHPDMEKAIAMVRSGATVKAAGAVMLPSISGA
- the hutI gene encoding imidazolonepropionase, giving the protein MGGANGKSGLRVWRNARLATMADGTAGLGIVEKGAIAARDGLIAYAGAEADMPAALGQGAETVDCEGRWITPGLIDCHTHLVYAGNRANEFEMRLAGATYEEVARAGGGIVSSVKSLRAASEDELVAQTLPRLDALMAEGVTTVEVKSGYGLDLDNEKKSLRAARRLANERPVTVRTTCLAAHALPPEAKGDRDAFIDMVAKQIVPAVAAEGLADAVDGFCEGIAFSPEQMVRVFDVARALGLPVKLHADQLSNLHGAALAASYGALSADHLEYTDDAGAAAMAKAGTVATILPGAYYFIRETKKPPVDLFRRHGVKMAVATDSNPGTSPLTSLLLTMNMAATLFGLTVDECLAGVTREAARALGLFGKAGTLEAGKSADLAIWDIERPAELVYRMGFNPLHARIWRGQ
- a CDS encoding formimidoylglutamate deiminase: MTAIFAEQALLPEGWQGNVRIALDGGRIASVESGATPQVGDERHAILLPGMPNLHSHAFQRGMAGLAELRGPSADSFWSWREVMYRFALSMTPDQVEAVAAQLYVEMLEAGFTRVGEFHYLHHDRDGKPYANLAEMAERIAAATGETGIGLTLLPVFYAHSSFGGAAPNEGQRRFINDVNRFSRLVEKSRESVRALNQAVVGVAPHSLRAATPEELTQVAALAPNGPIHIHVAEQVKEVEDCLAWSGARPVEFLLANAEVDQRWCLIHATHMTDAETIGMARSGAIAGLCPITEANLGDGTFAAPLFTEHGGRFGIGSDSNVLIGLPDELRQLEYSQRLAHRARNVLAVAGGSTGRALFDAALDGGSVALGAGASQIAAGAAADLVSLDAQNPSLTGKTGDAILDAWIFANGSKVDCVWVYGQKQVSSGRHARREAIAERFRAVMTALSA
- the hutC gene encoding histidine utilization repressor; protein product: MSTVETADADNGGSLHQRILSDISEKIMSGAWAPGHRIPFEHELTTEYNCSRMTVNKALSQLAKAGLIERRRRSGSFVRRPQSQAAVLELHDIRIEVEALGLPYRYERLERLKRRSNAEDRALLGLSAAGLVLWIEGLHFAGERPFALEQRLINLSAVPEAGDEEFREIAAGPWLIGRVPWSEAEHRIRAMAADAAIADALDIDPGAPCLVVERRTWSAEHPVTHVRFIYPAESHTLVARFTPSQG